The window TGGCGGTGCACGGCGTAGGTGAACATCATGGCGGCGCCAATCAAGCTGAGCCACCAGAAGGCCACGGGGACGTAGCTCCGGCCCGCCCGCTCGGAAGCGACCCACTGGACGAGAAAACGGGCGAAAAACATCGCCTGGCCGACCGCTCCAAACACGATCCAGAACCATGAGTCGTCCCACGTGCCCATTTCAGCCCCCTTTCGAAGCGCCGCAATCTCGCGGAAGCACCGCGCCGGGGCAAGCAGAAATCTTGACAGATTCGTCCGGATTTCCGAGCCTGAGCCTCCCATGCAGCTTCTGGCCCAGGAGGAATACGGCCTCCGCTGTCTGATCGAACTCTCGCGGCGAAACGGCGCGATGCTGACGATCCAGGAGATCGCCAAGGCCGAAGGCCTCTCGGCGGATTATGCGGCCAAGCTGCTTCGTGAGCTTCGGCGAGGAGGCCTGGTATCGAGCACCCGCGGTGCCTCCGGTGGCTACCGCCTGGCGCGCCCAGCCAACCAGATCACCGCCTGGGACGCCGTCCAGGTCTTGGGCGGTGCGCTCTTCCCGGAGGGCTTCTGCGCCTGCCATCCCGGCAAGGCGAAGTTGTGTGTGCGCGGAAACAACTGTGCCCTGCGCGCCCTCTGGCGAAGCGTCGATCTGGCCGTTCGTGAAGTCTTGACCCGGATCACCTTGGAAGATCTGCGACGCCAGGAGCCCGAAATGGCCCAATGGCTGAACACATTGCCCGCGCAAACGATGGAGAATGCATGAGTAACGTGACCGAAGAAGTCGTCATCGAAGCCCTTCGCCCGATCATCGACCCGGATTTCGGCAAGAGCATCGTCGATCTCGGCTTCGTGAAGGACGTGCGCATCGAAGAAAGCAACGTCTCCTTCAAGATCGAGTTGACCACCCCGGCCTGCCCGGTCAAGGAAGAGTTTCAACGCCAGGCGAAGGAGCGGGTGGAAGCCCTTCCGGGTGTGGAATCCGCCGAAGTGACGATGACCGCCAACACCCGAGGCCGGCGCGGCCCGGCACCCCAGGAAGGGCCGATCCTTCCCGGCGTGAAGAACACGATCGCTGTGGCCTCGGGCAAGGGCGGCGTGGGCAAGAGCACGACGGCGATCAACATGGCCCTCGCGCTCCGCGCCAGCGGCGCGACCGTGGGCGTGCTCGATGCGGATGTCTACGGCCCTTCTCTTCCCCTGCTCGCCGGCGTGAATCAACGTCCGCAGACAGCGAAGGGAGAAGACAAGAACCAGATCGTCCCCTTGGAGGCTCATGGGCTCAAGCTGATGTCCATGGGCTTCTTCCTCACCGACGACTCGCCCGTCATCTGGCGCGGCCCGATGGTGCACGGC is drawn from bacterium and contains these coding sequences:
- a CDS encoding Rrf2 family transcriptional regulator — translated: MQLLAQEEYGLRCLIELSRRNGAMLTIQEIAKAEGLSADYAAKLLRELRRGGLVSSTRGASGGYRLARPANQITAWDAVQVLGGALFPEGFCACHPGKAKLCVRGNNCALRALWRSVDLAVREVLTRITLEDLRRQEPEMAQWLNTLPAQTMENA
- a CDS encoding Mrp/NBP35 family ATP-binding protein; this translates as MSNVTEEVVIEALRPIIDPDFGKSIVDLGFVKDVRIEESNVSFKIELTTPACPVKEEFQRQAKERVEALPGVESAEVTMTANTRGRRGPAPQEGPILPGVKNTIAVASGKGGVGKSTTAINMALALRASGATVGVLDADVYGPSLPLLAGVNQRPQTAKGEDKNQIVPLEAHGLKLMSMGFFLTDDSPVIWRGPMVHGLIRQFLVDVDWGELDYLLIDLPPGTGDAALTLTQQAPLAGAVIVTTANDLSVIDARKSLSMFEKVDVPVLGIVENMAYFVPPDLPDRKYHIFGKDGGKRIADELGVDFLGEIPIDTRVVEGGDLGRPILVHAPESDAAEAFRSLAGSVARKLAILAARSPAIADANITWVS